A genomic stretch from Bos mutus isolate GX-2022 chromosome 4, NWIPB_WYAK_1.1, whole genome shotgun sequence includes:
- the LOC102285167 gene encoding E3 ubiquitin-protein ligase RNF133: MHLLKVGTQRNNAASSWLMKFSFLWLLSQHCCRTSAVWTAYMNISFHVGNRMLSELGETGVFGRSSTLKRVAGVIVPPEGKTQNACSPNTSFRKLKNSQTWLALVERGGCTFTQKIKVAVENGASGVIIYNFPGTGNQVFPMSHQIFEDIVVVMIGNLKGMEILHLIQKGVHVTVTIEVGRKHIIWMNHYFVSFVIVTTATLVYFIFYHIRRLWVARVQNRRWQRLTNDLKKAFGQLQVRVLKEGDEEVSGNGDSCVVCFELYKPNDTIRVLTCKHFFHKNCIDPWILAHGTCPMCKCDILKALGIQMDVEDGTESLQVLMSNELADILSSSEEGTNNELPPSGRSDKVTHEEEEEPVSSQDVGHSNSVAADIHPPP; this comes from the coding sequence atgcaTCTACTCAAGGTTGGCACTCAGAGAAACAATGCTGCCTCTTCCTGGCTCATGAAATTCAGCTTCCTTTGGCTGCTTAGCCAGCACTGTTGCAGAACCAGCGCTGTTTGGACTGCTTACATGAACATATCGTTTCATGTTGGGAATCGAATGTTATCAGAGTTGGGAGAGACTGGCGTGTTTGGAAGAAGCTCCACTTTGAAGAGAGTGGCAGGAGTCATCGTGCCTCCAGAGGGAAAAACACAAAATGCCTGCAGCCCCAATACCAGTTTCAGGAAGCTGAAGAACTCACAGACATGGCTCGCTCTTGTCGAACGGGGAGGCTGTACCTTCACCCAGAAGATCAAGGTGGCGGTGGAGAATGGAGCCAGTGGAGTGATCATCTATAACTTTCCAGGAACTGGCAATCAGGTCTTTCCCATGTCTCATCAGATATTTGAAGACATCGTTGTGGTGATGATTGGTAACTTAAAAGGCATGGAGATTTTGCATTTAATTCAGAAGGGTGTTCATGTGACCGTCACGATTGAGGTGGGAAGAAAACACATCATCTGGATGAATCACTATTTTGTCTCTTTTGTGATTGTCACAACTGCTACGTTAGTGTATTTCATCTTTTATCATATTCGAAGACTTTGGGTAGCAAGGGTTCAGAACCGGAGGTGGCAGCGGTTAACAAATGATCTCAAGAAAGCATTTGGCCAGCTTCAGGTTCGGGTACTGAAAGAGGGGGACGAGGAAGTAAGCGGCAATGGAGATAGCTGCGTAGTTTGCTTTGAACTCTATAAGCCTAACGATACAATTCGTGTTCTGACCTGTAAACATTTTTTCCACAAGAATTGCATTGACCCCTGGATCTTAGCCCATGGGACGTGCCCCATGTGCAAATGTGATATTCTTAAAGCTTTGGGGATTCAGATGGATGTTGAAGATGGAACAGAGTCCTTGCAAGTTTTAATGTCCAACGAATTGGCTGATATCCTGTCATCTAGTGAAGAGGGCACAAATAATGAACTTCCTCCTTCAGGAAGGTCAGATAAAGTGACacacgaggaggaggaggagcccgTTTCTTCTCAGGATGTCGGCCACTCTAATTCAGTAGCAGCGGACATCCATCCTCCGCCTTGA